Sequence from the Desulfomonilia bacterium genome:
AGTCGGGATAACAACCACATTCGGATTATAAGGAAGCGACTGCTCCTTAAGAAAACTGTTTCCTGCAATGATGGTGTCACTTACCCTGGCCATCTTTTCAAACCTGTGAGCTCTTGTTCGCGAATACGGGCTGCCTGCCAGGGAGTTTTTATACATGACGGCATCATCAAGATCGTAGATAATCCTTTTTGCATTCCTCCTGAACAGTTCGAGAAAGGGGAAATGAAAGCGTTTTCGCTGGACAAAAATACAGTCATAGCCGTTGAGTTTCATATACAAATCGGCATATTCCTTTATCGTTCGCGGAAACTCCATGACATACGTAAAAACCCCGTTTTCTCTAAGATAGGGCAGGTACTGCAAGATCCTGTACCTGCTCGCAGCAATCTCTTTCCCCTGTATCAGGGCAAGCATTTTCATTTTCGCTTCCCCTTTTCGGCTATAACTTTCTCTATCTTCTCAAAGACCGTGTATGAATCGTCAAATGAGGTGTTTTCCACATGCGGCATCCCACCTGAAATCATTTTATCAATGGCGTGTTCCAGTGCATCAACATCGGCTGCCGGAATAATATATCCGTTCTTCCCGCTTTCAATGAACATGGATGCACCATTTGCCGATGTCGTGATGACAGGTGTCCCCGATGCAAGCGATTCGAGCACAACGAGCGAGCATGCATCATAATAGGTCGGATGCGCAAGGCAGTCGCATGCGGGGTAGATATAATCAAGTCCGGCGCTTTTTCCCGCAAAAACAATCATCCTGCCAAACTTTCCGGCAAGCGACATGGATCCGGCATCAGGTTCGCCTACAACAAGAAGCCTGACATTGGTCTTTTTTATTTTTTTTAGCGCTTCGAGAAGAATCCTGAATCCCTTCAGGATAAAGTTATTCGCAACAAAGAGGAACACGAAATCGTTTTCACCAAGACCGTAGAATTTTCTTATATCACTGCGCCCCTCAATCTTAGCCGGTGAGTATTTCCTTGTATCTATGCCATTGGGGATGAGAAAAATTTCTGGAGGATTCTTGCCGCAGAATTCCCTGATATCATTCTCCACCATCCTTGATATTGCCAGGACAACAGGCCTCTCGACCTTGAGAGTCCACCATTCAAAGGCTCGCTGAAAGGCATCCTTGAAGCTCAACCTTTTTATGATCCTTATCAGTGACCTCATATTTTCAGAATACCTGATAATGTCCCTTTCAGACCATGCGGCATGCAGCCCGCCATGGGGCTGATAAATATCCATATGAAATGTATTTCCCACCCCGTAATGAACCCAGCCTTTCATTTTCCTGGCTTTAAAGAAATGCATTAAGGCAAAACTCAGATGTCTGAGCGACTGGGGAAATTTTATGACACGGACCTTATGAATGGCTATACCCGGACAATCAGTACCGGAAGACTTCATGCATATGACAGCAACCTCATGGCCTCTGTCTGCAAGAAAATGCGCCAGATCCCAGCAGTAGCGCTCTGCGCCGCCTGTTTTTGGATCGAATTTTTCTATGGCAAGACAGACTTTCATGATCATCGCCATTTGTTAATGGCTTCGCACACCCTTTCGACCTGAGCATCAGCAAGCTCCGGATACATGGGCAGGCTCAAGATCCCCTTATAAAGCCTTTCAGTATTGGCAAGACCGGTGCAGCCCCTTACCCTTCCCAGATATGCAGGCTGCTGATGTATGGCAAGCGGATAATGGATTGCAGTCCCTATTCCTTCGTTCATCAGATATTCACGAAGCTTATCCCTTTCTTCACACTCTACTACATAAAGGTGCATTGCATGGGTCGTATTCTGGATATCCGCCGGGGCCTTAATGCTGCTCCCTGATATTGCAGAATTATAGCTTGATGCAATCTGTCTGCGTCTTTCATTGGCTTTCTCCAGATGGCCGAGCTTCACACGAAGGATGGCCGCCTGTATTTCATCAAGTCTAGAGTTAACGCCGGAAAACGAGCTCACATACCTTTCCTTCCAGCCGTATTCCCTGAGCCACTTTACGTTATCAGCTATTCCGCAATCATTTGTGATGACAGCGCCCCCGTCACCGAGCGCGCCTAGGTTTTTTGTCGGGTAAAAACTGAATGCGGCCGCATGACCGAAGGTGCCTGCTTTTTTATCCCCGATGATTGCACCGTGCGCCTGTGCACAGTCCTCAATAACCTTGAGGCCGTGCCTTTCAGCAATTCCCATTATGGCTGACATATCGCATGGCTGGCCGTATATGTGTACAGGGACGATGGCCATTGTCTTTGGTGATATAAGTGCTTCAATAAGACCCGGATCAATGCATCGGCTTGTATTATCAATATCAGCAAAAACCGGGACAAGACCTGCCTGCTCAATCGCAGCGACGGTCGCAACGGCGGAGTGTGAAACCGTTATAACCTCATCACCGGTCTTAAGGCCGGCGGCTTTCAGTGCAAGCATCAATGCATCAGTACCGCTTGCAACGCCTATACAATTATCTGCACCGATGAATGAAGCAAACTCTTTCTCAAATGAATCAACTTCGCTCCCGAGAATATACCAGCCGCTATCGACGACCCTTGCTACGGCATCGAGAATTTCTTTTTGGAGAACTTCAGATTGCGCCTTCGGGTTTACAACCGGTATGATTTCTTTTCCCTGCATGATTTTTACCGGTAATATGAGAAATACTCTTTAAAATAATTAATGGATATCTGAAGGCCCTGCTCAATACCTGTGGCAGGTTTCCAGCCCAGTTCGTTTTCAATTTTTTTACAGTCGGAATAGTAGTCGCCTATATCAATAATTTTCCGCTCTTTGGGAAACGGCACTATTTCACTTGTGCCCGAACCATTGATATCGATTATCATTGCAGCTAATTCGCTTAAGGTAATCCTGCCTTCTCCTCCGAGATTATAGACCTTGCCGTCAGCCTTTTCATCTGCACCTGCAAAGAGGAATGCATCCACTGCATCTTCGGAAAAAGTAAAGTCCCTTACCTGCAGACCATCGCCGAAAATAAGCAGAGGTTTGCCCTCAATTATGTTTTTTATCCAGATGCCGAGAAATGTCTGTCTGGCATCTTTTATCCTCATCCTCGGGCCGTATGTATTTGTGAGCCTCAATACGCACGAACGGATATTGTAAACATTGTTATAAACGATATGATACCATTCGCCTGCAACCTTGTTGATGCCATTAACGTCAACAGGGCAGACCGGATGGTCCTCGTCCGCGGGCAGGTATTGAGGTTTACCGTATATCTGGCGGGTACTGGCAAACACGATTTTAATGTCTGGATTATTGTGCCTGCATGCCTCCAATATGAACAACTGGGCACGGGCGTTTATCTCCAGGTCGGCATAAGGATTCTGCATGGAATCGACATGGCTGGTCTGACCGGCAAGATTGAACAGGTAATCCTGGCCTTTTACCAGAAATCTCATCGAATGCTCATCGCGCACATCCGAGAAATTGACTTTTACCCTGTCCTTGACAGGTTCTATATTAAAAAGGTTTCCGCCGTATTCAGGAATGAGGCTGTCTATAAGCGTTACATTGGCACCGAGAGAGACAAGCCTGATCGCAAGGTTTGAGCCTATAAAGCCCAGACCTCCCGTTATCAAAACATGTTTGCCTCTATAAACAGTTTCGAGATCAACCATTTCTTTTAAGTCCTTTTTCCAGCTCCCAGAGTTTTGCATATTTGACAAACACATAATACATGGTGGAAACAGCTATAACAAGCCCGGGCATTCCGTCCAGAAAACCCTTTTTAAAAACATATTCCTTTATAAACCTGAAAGGTGGCCTAAATAGCAGATCGATAAACCTGAAGCGCTTTCCTTCAGCAAACTTGTCCTTCGCTTCGGTTTCAGAATAACGGTTTATCGTGGTAATCTGATCCGCGATGTCTCTGTAATTATAGTGCTCATAAAAAGATGATTTGAGTTCGCCCACCCTGCCTCTTACTTTTACGTTTGCATGCAGCCCCCCCTCGAATCCTCCTCTGTCCTTTCTGAACAGCCTTATTTCATAATCAGGCACCCATCCGCCGTGCATTATCCAGCGGCCCAGGTAAAAGGTACGTCGATGGGCGATGTAGCCGTCGTATATGCCCTTATCACTCTCAAGGCGCTCAAGCATCTCGGATGCGAGTGCAGGTGGAATAACTTCATCGGCGTCAATGAACACAACCCATTCATTTCTGGCCTTGCTGATACAATAATTGTACTGGTCCCTGAAGCCAGGCCACTTCCTCTGCTCGAAATTATCGGTATATCCCTTAACAATCTCCGGGGTGGAATCCGTGCTGAAGGAATCGACGACAATTATCTCATCCGCCCAGGTCTTTACGCTTTCAAGTGCCCCGGCAACTGTGCGTTCATTATCGAACGTGATCATGCAGACGCTTATCTTCACAAAATCTCCTTGAGCACATCATCAGGCGTGATGCTTTTAAGGCATTCATACGTGCCAAATCTGCAGGTTCGTGCCATACACGGCGCGCATTCAAGCCTTTTCGTTATGAATGAGGCCTTCCTGCCGAGCGGCGCAGTCCGTACCGGACTGGTCGAGCCAAATATTCCTATCGTCCTTGTCCCGCTCGCAGCTGCCAGGTGCATCGGCCCCGAGTCATTGGCAACAACTGCATCACACTTCTCCATCAAGGCAACACTTTCAAGCAGGCTCGTCATCCCTGCGATGTTCAATGCGCCTTCTCCGATTGAAGCTTGAATGGCGTTGTTTGCATCCCTGTCCTGCGCACCGCCGAAAAGGAGGATTGACCCGCCTGTTTTTGAAATATACATCTTTCCAAGCTCTGCAAAACTTTCCCTGGGCCATACTTTTGCAGGCCCATAGGCTGCCGAGCAGAAAATTCCAAGCACGGGCCTTTTCGTCTGTCCGATAATCTCTGAAGCCTTAAGCCTTTCTGCATCTGATATAAAAATTTCGGGCAGAACTTCCGTAATCCGTTTGCCAGCTATCGCTTCAAGCATTTCCAGATAAAACTTCGCCTGGTGCCCGGAATATTCTTCAATTTTTCCATAAACGGGGTGCGTAAAAAGCACTGACCTGCCGCTGCATGCACGGCCGTATCTTATCGGGATACCGGAAAGAAACAGAAAAAACGCTGAACTGAACGAGTGCGGCAGGCATATCGCCATGTTGAAATTTTTGTCCCTGATCTTTCTATATACCGCCTTCCATCCGGTAATTCTGGTTTTCTCATTGACCGTGATTACATTTCTCACACAGGGGTTATATCTATAGAGCTCTGCAAGATGGGGCCTTGTCAGCACATGAATTTCCGCATCGGGCCAGGCGTTTCCCAGACCGCATATAAATGGCATGCTCATTACGGCATCCCCGATCCAGTTTACACCCCTGATAAGAATCTTATCCATTTTCAGTCTTATATTAACAAATTACGGATAGCGCAACCCCGGAGCATTTCTTCAGCCATCTATTTGCTTATTGTTAATCTTGACATTTAACTCTAACAGTTTAATCTCAATTTTATGATATACGGCTGGAAAGAAATTTATCAATCAAGGCTTTCTGATGCTGTAACAGCACTAAAACGCATCAGGAAAGGATCCAGAATATTCATAGGCTCAGCCTGCGGAGAGCCGCAGTTGCTGGTGAAAACCCTCATAGATCTTGCACCTCATATGTATGACACCGAGGTGTACCATTTTCTCGATCTGGGGAATTCTGAATATGCGGAAGACAAATATTCCGAACACTTCCGCCATAATGCCCTTTTCATAGGCCAGAGCACAAGAAAGGCGGTTGAAGAAGGCAGGGCCGACTACACTCCGGTGTTCCTCTCCGAAATCCCGAAACTGATGCAGCGAAGGAAGATGAGGATAGATGTCGCCCTGATTCAGGTCTCTCCTCCTGATAAAAGCGGCTATGTAAGTCTGGGTATATCTGTCGATATAACCAAGACAGCTGCCGAGACAGCAAGATATGTCGTTGCTGAAGTAAATCCAAACATGCCGAGAACCCATGGAGACTCATACCTGCATGTCAACGATATAGATGCCTTTGTCGAAAATGACCAGCCCCTCATAGAGTTTCATTCTGAATCACCCACAGAGATAATTGAAAAGATCGGAAGCATAATTGCCGACCTTATTGAAAATGAATCCTGTATTCAGACCGGCATCGGCAAGATACCGAACTCGGTTCTGCCTTATCTTATGAACAAGAAAGACCTCGGAGTTCATACCGAAGTTTTTACAGACAGCCTGATAGATTTAATCGAGGCGGGAGTCGTAAACAACAGGAAGAAGAATATCAACACCGGCAAGATTGTTTCGGCATTCTGCATGGGCAGCCGCAAGCTGTATGACTATGTCGATGACAATCCGCTTTTCGAGTTCAGGCCATGCTCTTATGTAAACAGTTCCAGCATAATAAAGCAGAATGACAGGTGCACTGCCATAAACTCCGCACTGACCGTGGACATTACCGGCCAGATATGCTCTGACTCCCTGGGATTCAGGTTCTACAGCGGTATCGGAGGCCAGTCCGACTTCGTGCGTGGAGCTCGAATGGCCAACCGCGGCAGATCAATAATGACACTGCCGTCAACAACGGATGACGGTGAGAAATCCAGAATAGTCCCGTTCCTGGATCCGGGAAGCGGTGTCGTGATAACAAGGGCTTCAGTAAATTATGTCGTAACCGAATACGGCTATGCTTACATACACGGGAAGACTATACGGGAAAGGGCGCTTGCATTAATAAGCATCGCCCACCCAAAATTCAGAGACTGGCTGCTCGATTGCGCCAAGGAACAGGGTTATATCTACAAGGATCAGATTCTGCCGGCGGCAATATATCCGAGAGAATATGAGTCCTGGTGGAAAGACAAGAAAGGCAACGAAATATTCTTCAGACCGACGAGACCCACCGATGAAAGGGCTATTCAGGACCTTGTATATTCACTCCCGGAACAGGATGTCTATACGCGATTCTTCCAGAACCTCAGAAATTTCCCTCACAAGCTTGCCATGCCGATGGCAGCCATAGATTATACCGACAAGATGGCTATAGTGGGAGTAATGGGCAATGAGGCTCCTGACAGGCAGGAACAGATAATCGCCCTTGGCCATTACGTTCGCGACCCGGTTACCAACAATGCAGAAGTCGCCTTCACCATACATCATGATTATCAGAACATGGGCATAGGCACATTTCTGTTGAATCATTTGTGCATGATAGCGGTAGACAGGAATATACGAGGTTTCACGGCTGACGTTCTGGCCCGGAATACTCCGATGATGAAAGTGTTTTCAAAAACCGGTTATCCTCTGAAGGTCAAACTTGAATACGGGGTTTATGAACTGGAAATTCCTTTTGAAGAAGGGAAAAAAGAGAATGCAGGCAGTTAAGCCTGCTTCTCTTTCCCAAGAAATCCTATAAGCATCTCGAGAAGGTCTGAAACGGTAATGATACCTGCGAGTCTGTTTTCTTCAACCACCGGAAGACCGCCTATTTTTTCCTTATGCATTATGACGGCTGCATCCAGTATATCCGAATCGGGATTTACGGTTATTGGATTAGGCGTCATACATGCTTCGACTTTTATCTCGTTCTGCAGGTATTCATCATACATGGCTTCATGAAATACGAATGGAGAATTCAATGCCTTCCTTATATCGAGGTCGGTAATTATACCTACGAGATTTCCGTCTTTTACTACTGGCAGGCGTCTGAAACGCTTTTCTTCCATGATCTTTATTGCTGATCCGACAGAAGCTTCAGGTGCAATGATAACGGCAGCGGTCTTCATCATTTCAGAAACCTTCAAAAATCACCTCTCATGTTATAATTGTTTATCAAAACTTATGATTAAGCCATCCTCCTCTTTTACAGGATCAAAAGAGAGTTATCGCCATCGCCATATGCATGAGGTATATAGCCGTCGGCCTCCCAGTCGTTCTCCCACCTAGTATTGTCGATAAGATAGCGGAACTGGTAGGTCTTGCCGGATTCAAGGTAGAGGCTGATGGAAAATGAACCGTCTTTCTGTTTCTTCATGAAATCCACGTCCGTAATCCAATCATTGAAATCACCAGCAATTGCAACCTTTCTTGCATTTCCAACGGCTTCTTTAGGTATGGAAAACGTAACTTTGAACAACTGTTTTGACTTCACATATTGTTTTTTCAATGCCATTACGCGCCCCTCCTTTTCCTGGCAGTATTTCCCTACATGAACCCGTTATCCCCATAACATAACATATATTATATTTCGGTTAAGTTCTTTTGCAAGTTTCCTGCTTTTATTACTTAATGACTTTCTATTCCTCCAGCCTGGCGGAAATAATTATCACGGGCTCCACAGGAACATCGCTGTGAAATCCCTTGTTGCCCGTCTTTACGGCCGCAATTTTATCAACAACATCCATTCCTTCAACCACCTTTGCAAAAACCGCATAACCGAAATCACGTACACCGTGATCAAGAAACTTGTTGTCATTGACATTGATAAAGAATTGAGATGTTGCACTGTCAATTGCAGAAGTTCTTGCCATGGAGAGTGTGCCTCGCTCGTTTTTAAGCCCGTTCTTCGCTTCATTCTTTATGGGCTTCTTTGTAGCCTTGTCCATCATATCAGGCGTCATGCCACCGCCCTGTATCATAAATCCAGGGATAACACGGTGGAATATCGTCCCGTCGAAAAAGCCGTCCTTTATATAAGATATAAAATTTTCTGTCGTTATCGGGGCCTCGTCCTTGAACAGCTCTATCTTGATATCTCCCAGGGTTGTTGAAAGAGTTACCATATTCACCTCACATTGTTTGATTTTTTTGTTTTTAAAACATCTTGCTTGTTTAAACAAATATATAATATGAATAGAGCATGGAACAGTTCAAGCTTGAAGATATCACATTCCCTCTCCTGATGAAGGATATAATTGAAGATAAATTCTCTGGAATATTATTTCTGTCTCTCGAACAGTGGAGAAAGGGAATCATATTCAAGGAAGGAAGGCTCTGTGCCATACAGTCAAACCGCCCCGAAGAGCTCCTTGGTAATATTCTTGTTGAAAAAAACTTTATCACTCAGGAACAAAATGACATTTCACTGGAAAAGGCACGGATTGAAAGAATCAAACATGGAGCTGCACTCATACTGCTTGGTTTCCTGAACCAGATACAGCTTACTGAAGCACTTATAATTCAGATAGAAAAACGTTTCCTGGACATTTTTGAATGGCAGACAGGATCGGTTCAGGAGGTCCCCAAAACTATAAATAAGAATCCTGAACTTACAGTGGATGAGCTGAACTATCTTTTAAGAAAGGGTATTACCGAAAAATTCAATCCCTCCATGGCGATAACGGCACTTATGCCTTATGCAGCCGTCAAACCGAAGCCGCTGAAAGAAGAAATGCCTAAAGGGATTTCAATAGACATTGAAAGCCTGGAGAAAATGACTGTTTCGGAAATTATATTAAAAAACCCCCAGACAGCCATTGATCTGTTCGCACTTTACTGCAGTGGATTGATAACATTCGAAGAAAGCAAGCACAAGGCGTTGATTGACAAGCTGCGCAGCAAACTGAAAGAAATAAATAAAAAGACGCCTTTCGAACTGCTGGGTATAGATTCCGATGCATCTGATGATACTCTTAAAAAGGCCTATATAAGACTTGTCAAAGACAACCATCCCGATTCCTATGCATACGCGGCTGATATTGAAGTCAAAGACCTGGCAAATGAGATATTCACGGATATCCAGAAAGCTTACAATGAAATTTTAAAGGAGCGCCAGGGCAAGCCTAAAGTTGATCAGTGGGTGAACGACCAGCTTCAGGCTGAATTGATTTATCAGCAGGCCCTGGACGAACTGAAGAATAAAAATTATGAAAAGGCCCTGGATCTCCTGAAATTATGCGTAAAAATGGCACCAGACGAGAAGGCCTACAATGAGTCATACATTAATGCCATGTTCATGAAACTGCAGGCAACAAACGGTCCTACTATTGAAATAAAGAATGCGATAAGAGACTCTATTAAACGTTTTCCTCAAACTGATTTCTATTATCTCATCCTTGGATGGGTGCTCAAGAAAGAAGGCTCCATCAAGGCTGTCGATGCCTTCAGGGCTGCACTAAGGATTAATCCTAAAAATGTCGATGCAAGCCGCGAACTCAGATTGTATCGCATGAGGGGTAAGGTCTAGCCGGACTGCCGCATGAATCGCATAGGATTTATTTTAAAGCTCAAGCCGGATAAAATAAATGAATATAAAGAGCATCACAGAAGAGTCTGGCCTGAAATGCTCGAGGCTCTCAAAAAAACCGGATGGCACAACTATTCGCTGTTTCTGAAGGATGATGGAACTATATTCGGATATTTTGAAACACCCGGAACACTCGATGATGCAATCAAAGGCATGTCAAAGGAGGAAATAAACTCAAGATGGCAGGCGTTTATGGCACCGTATTTTGAGAATCTTGATGGTTTGCAACCTGATAAGGGCATGCTCGAACTTGAAGAAATCTTCCACCTGGACTAGACCAGCTTACCTCTTCGATAGAAAATTCTTCTCGTACTCGCCTGTCTTATCAAGCCATTTTAACCCGGCAGGAACATCGTTAATGGTACACCAGTAATCCCATACGCTCCCCAAAGGCAAGGTCTTGCAAGCTTCCATAAGTGCAAGTCTTCCCAGACCGTTTCCTTCCAGTTCATATTCCCTTATTTTATCGAGCGGTTCGAGCAGAGCAAACAGGACAGCCATTAGGGTAGCACGCGCGCCAGCCACCCATGCACCTATCCTGTTTATGGATGCATCGAAATAATCAAGCGCCAGGTATGTCCTTTCAAGTGCCCCCGCCCTTGCTGTTTCAAGCATCAGTTCCTTCACTCCGTCATCAAAGACGGCAACATGATCGGAATCCCATCTCAGACCGCGGCTTATGTGCAGAAGCAGCCGCTGCTGAAACATAAGAATGGAGGATATCTTGTCCGCAACGGATTCGGTCGGATGGAAATGTCCCATATCCAGGCACAGGAGTACATCGTCATTGTTTCTTAAATTATGATCGGATACCCATTGCATGTAGAATTCATGTGAACCGGCGACAAAGGCCTCTGATCCAATGCCGAAGAGTTTGCTCTCGACGCTGTCCATGAGGCATGTCCTGTCATGACGAACTGAATATATTTCCGATAATGACTCTTTGAGCTTCTCCCTTCTTTTAAAACGAAGTGCAGTACTATCCTTGCAGCCGTCAGGTATCCACAGATTGTGCATGCATGGTCTGCCTAAGGTTTTTCCGAAATGCTCACCTATCTCACGGCATCTTTTTACATGCTCCACCCAGAAGTTCCTCTTATCATCCTCCAGCGAACACAAAGTCCACCCGTCCGATGACCTTACATGTCCGAAGCATGTGGCGTTGAAATCAAGCCCCAGTCCGTGCTCTTTTGCCCAGTCCACCCAATGAATATACTGTGAGTAAACCAGTGTATCCCTGTCTCCTGTGTATTTTGAGAAATCACCGTAGATTGCATGCAGGTTGAGTCTGTGTTTACCCGGGATAAGCGAAAGTGCAATTTTTAAATCCGCCTGTAGTTCCTCAACATTTCCAGCCCTTCCTGGGTAATTTCCCGTTACGGCAAGCCCGCCTCCCGGCTCGGAAACGGGCATTTCAAATCCCCTGACGTCATCTCCCTGCCAGCAGTGTATTGATAATGAAATACTATCAAGTTTTTTAAGGGCTTCAGATACGCTGACGCCATGCTCGGCGTATTTCTCGACTGCAATCTCGTATGCCTTCATAATCAATGCTTCATTCATCGATTGGGCTCCGTTCAATGATTGTTTTATATCCCTTATATGCCGTTTCCCATTCATCCCTGTTATCTGATGCATTATATTTTTCTGTTTCGAATGAAAGGGAAACTATTTCCCGGAGTTCATCAATTGAGCTTATTCCGCCCAGAGCAGACGCCTGCATGAGAAGGTTTCCTATTGCAGTCGCTTCCATAGGCCCGGCAATAACTTGAATGCCTGTTGCATCTGCTGTAAACTGGTTCAAAAGGGTATTTCTGCTCCCACCGCCTATTATGTGAATCCTGTTAATATCAGAATCATAAAGATCACGAAGCTGTTCGAGAACGAGCCTGTACTTAAGTGCAAGACCCTCGAGTATTGATCTTGTAACCTCTCCCCTTGTCTGCGGGACAGGCTGGTGTGTTTTCCTGCAATAATTCACAATAGCCACGGGCATATCGGCAGGGGTTCTGAATCCTCTGTAATCAGGATCAATAAATGCGGAAAAGCCCCTTGCCGATTCCGCTTCCCTGATCAGTTCATCATAAGAAGGAGTTGACCCTTTTAATCCCCATACCCTCCTGCATTCCTGAAGAAGCCACATGCCTGAAATATTCTTAAGAACCCTCCAACGGCCCTGTACTCCTCCCTCATTGGTAAAATTTGACATGAAAGATTCATCATTTATCACCGGATGGTCTGTCTCGACACCCATAAGCGACCATGTGCCTGAACTGATATATGACCAATCCCGCCCACATGACGGAACCGCAGCAACTGCCGAGGCGGTATCATGCGAGGCAACAGCAATGACCGGAACTTCTCTCATGCCGGTCTCTTTCGAAATTTCGGATGATAGATTTCCAAGAATTGACCCCGGTTTTACTATTTCCTGAAACAGAGATGGCTTTATTCCGAGCGCCGAAACAAGGACCATGTCCCAATCCATCAATGTCGGATTGAAAACTTGAGATGTGGTGGCAACAGTGAATTCCGTCTTTTTGATTCCGCATAAGAAAAAATTCAATATGTCCGGGATGAATAAAACAGCATTGGCAATATCAAGTATCGGAGATTTGTCTCTAAACATGGATTCTAGCTGGAAAAGTGAATTAAAATCCATGAATTGAATGCCAGTTCTTTTATATAGTTCCTCTTTGGTGATCTTTTTGAAAAAGGAATCCGCAGCACCTTCAGTACGTTTGTCCCGATAGGAAAACGGCAGACCAATAAGCTGTCCGTTCAGGTCAATCAGTCCGAAATCGACCCCCCATGTGTCAATGCCGATTGAATCAGGAACTGTTTTTCTGGCACACAGATGCAGGGCCTTTTTGATTTCTTCAAAAATCCTGTAAATATTCCAGTGCAGCCGGCCATTTACATTAAGCACGCCGGTTGGAAAACGATGAATTTCTTCGATATTCAGTTTTTTCTCTTCGAGCCTTCCAAGTATGGCCCTTCCGCTGTCTGCTCCCAGATCTATTGCAAGATGAACTGACATGATAACATTGTCCTTAACATGACAGATTGAAAGCATGTTTCAGTTCTGCGAGTTCGGTTTCGGACAGGCCTTCAGGCGTCTCTCCGGCATTAAGGCAGGCAAGCAGCACCTGTGCACCTTTATTCAATATGTCAATTGTATCGAACCCGCTTACCGGACTATCCGAAACCGCCAGACAGCCATGCTTCTGCCAGATGACAATCCTGAAACCCTTCATGATCTTTTCAAGTGTTGATTCGGCAAGCTTTTCGGATCCCGGAAGGGCATAGTCCACGAGTCCGGCACCTTTCGGTATCACGACCTTAACCTCCGGCAGCATGCCATGAAGCATTGAA
This genomic interval carries:
- a CDS encoding GNAT family N-acetyltransferase, with product MIYGWKEIYQSRLSDAVTALKRIRKGSRIFIGSACGEPQLLVKTLIDLAPHMYDTEVYHFLDLGNSEYAEDKYSEHFRHNALFIGQSTRKAVEEGRADYTPVFLSEIPKLMQRRKMRIDVALIQVSPPDKSGYVSLGISVDITKTAAETARYVVAEVNPNMPRTHGDSYLHVNDIDAFVENDQPLIEFHSESPTEIIEKIGSIIADLIENESCIQTGIGKIPNSVLPYLMNKKDLGVHTEVFTDSLIDLIEAGVVNNRKKNINTGKIVSAFCMGSRKLYDYVDDNPLFEFRPCSYVNSSSIIKQNDRCTAINSALTVDITGQICSDSLGFRFYSGIGGQSDFVRGARMANRGRSIMTLPSTTDDGEKSRIVPFLDPGSGVVITRASVNYVVTEYGYAYIHGKTIRERALALISIAHPKFRDWLLDCAKEQGYIYKDQILPAAIYPREYESWWKDKKGNEIFFRPTRPTDERAIQDLVYSLPEQDVYTRFFQNLRNFPHKLAMPMAAIDYTDKMAIVGVMGNEAPDRQEQIIALGHYVRDPVTNNAEVAFTIHHDYQNMGIGTFLLNHLCMIAVDRNIRGFTADVLARNTPMMKVFSKTGYPLKVKLEYGVYELEIPFEEGKKENAGS
- a CDS encoding CBS domain-containing protein, which codes for MKVSEMMKTAAVIIAPEASVGSAIKIMEEKRFRRLPVVKDGNLVGIITDLDIRKALNSPFVFHEAMYDEYLQNEIKVEACMTPNPITVNPDSDILDAAVIMHKEKIGGLPVVEENRLAGIITVSDLLEMLIGFLGKEKQA
- a CDS encoding isoamylase early set domain-containing protein — translated: MALKKQYVKSKQLFKVTFSIPKEAVGNARKVAIAGDFNDWITDVDFMKKQKDGSFSISLYLESGKTYQFRYLIDNTRWENDWEADGYIPHAYGDGDNSLLIL
- a CDS encoding peptidylprolyl isomerase, giving the protein MVTLSTTLGDIKIELFKDEAPITTENFISYIKDGFFDGTIFHRVIPGFMIQGGGMTPDMMDKATKKPIKNEAKNGLKNERGTLSMARTSAIDSATSQFFINVNDNKFLDHGVRDFGYAVFAKVVEGMDVVDKIAAVKTGNKGFHSDVPVEPVIIISARLEE
- a CDS encoding DUF4388 domain-containing protein, with protein sequence MEQFKLEDITFPLLMKDIIEDKFSGILFLSLEQWRKGIIFKEGRLCAIQSNRPEELLGNILVEKNFITQEQNDISLEKARIERIKHGAALILLGFLNQIQLTEALIIQIEKRFLDIFEWQTGSVQEVPKTINKNPELTVDELNYLLRKGITEKFNPSMAITALMPYAAVKPKPLKEEMPKGISIDIESLEKMTVSEIILKNPQTAIDLFALYCSGLITFEESKHKALIDKLRSKLKEINKKTPFELLGIDSDASDDTLKKAYIRLVKDNHPDSYAYAADIEVKDLANEIFTDIQKAYNEILKERQGKPKVDQWVNDQLQAELIYQQALDELKNKNYEKALDLLKLCVKMAPDEKAYNESYINAMFMKLQATNGPTIEIKNAIRDSIKRFPQTDFYYLILGWVLKKEGSIKAVDAFRAALRINPKNVDASRELRLYRMRGKV
- a CDS encoding L-rhamnose mutarotase yields the protein MNRIGFILKLKPDKINEYKEHHRRVWPEMLEALKKTGWHNYSLFLKDDGTIFGYFETPGTLDDAIKGMSKEEINSRWQAFMAPYFENLDGLQPDKGMLELEEIFHLD
- a CDS encoding L-rhamnose isomerase, with the protein product MNEALIMKAYEIAVEKYAEHGVSVSEALKKLDSISLSIHCWQGDDVRGFEMPVSEPGGGLAVTGNYPGRAGNVEELQADLKIALSLIPGKHRLNLHAIYGDFSKYTGDRDTLVYSQYIHWVDWAKEHGLGLDFNATCFGHVRSSDGWTLCSLEDDKRNFWVEHVKRCREIGEHFGKTLGRPCMHNLWIPDGCKDSTALRFKRREKLKESLSEIYSVRHDRTCLMDSVESKLFGIGSEAFVAGSHEFYMQWVSDHNLRNNDDVLLCLDMGHFHPTESVADKISSILMFQQRLLLHISRGLRWDSDHVAVFDDGVKELMLETARAGALERTYLALDYFDASINRIGAWVAGARATLMAVLFALLEPLDKIREYELEGNGLGRLALMEACKTLPLGSVWDYWCTINDVPAGLKWLDKTGEYEKNFLSKR